The Methanobacterium formicicum genome segment CTTCATTTACATTTTAATTTTAATTCGTTAAGTCCCTCTTCAATTAAACCATCGAAGAACTCTTCGAACCTGTCATCCAGGTGATCACAGGCCACTCTTTTATCAACCATTCTCCACCACCAAACTCTAAAAAGAGTTAGGATTACCTGTATTATAAAGTTTATGATAATAATTGAATAACAGGATAAAAAAATTAACAGCCTGATCAATTATTTAGTTAGAAATAAAATTGATAATCGAATTTAAAAGTTATTTTAATGAGGTCTATTCTGTTTATAATAATAAAGTCAGTTTAAAATAAGAGAATGGTGAAAAGTGAATAGATAATTAATAGGGTGATCGAATTTAAAGTTGTTTAAATTTCGATCTTCTTTACTTCTTCTTTCAGCTTACGATCCTTGCAGAACTCAAACAGATGGCCACATTCACTGCAAAGAATTACCCCTTGTTTACCATCGGGAATATGTGGAATGTAACAGGTATCCACTGAGGTCTGTTTAGTTCTTTGGGATATTGTTTTGTCTTTACAACCGCATACAGGACAGGCCTGGTTAAGATCTTCTGATTTCATTATATGTTCCTCCTTTACTCCCATTTATTATTTGTTACCTATAGTATATTTTTTTATGGATAGGGCGATTTTACACTGCTTCACAGTGCACGATCAATTAAATCCCTACACCTATCACCATGATTGGTTCGGATATACTCGAACGTATGGTATTATACGAACAATACTATATAAACTTTTTTATTGTGTATTATAAAATTTATTACAATAATTTAAACTGCAGGATTAGTCTTTAAATTTGGCTATATTAAAATATGAACCATATTTAAACTTATTTTGTTCTTTATCACTATATTATAGTATTAAAAAATTTTGGGGGGGAACCATGGGTATCTCCTCTTGAAAATTCCTAGCAACACGAGTATTTGAATTATTGACTTTGGATTTACTACCTTTAAGAATATAATTGTAACATGAAACTTAAAATATCTGATATTGCCTTAATAATGAATATTTTGATTAATTATAGAAATTAATCGTATTTTGTTGTATTGGTACGAAAAAAAGTATTACTGGCTTAATTTAAGAAAAATCTGCCAATTACATAATAAATAAACTTTTTGGCATTTATAATCTTTAATTTGATTATAAAACTATCTAAAACCATAGATTTCTTTTAAAATAGAAATAAGGAAGAGTTTTTTACTGCTACATATTGACTCCTCGGTGATGGATTATCCACTAGCTACCTGTTATTTAAAATTGCCCTAATACTCTTTTATTTTTTAGATTTAGTCATGATTTGATGATTATTAACCAATTTAAACCTCCTTTGGTCTCTTCCTATTATCCAAGGAAAGAAAACCTCTAAATGTGCTTTATTTAATAAAATAGGCTTAAAATGGGCTTTAAAAAAGAAAATAAATCGAAACCTTTATATAACATGTTCAATGATGTGATGGTGTAAAACGTCCTACATCATTCATTTTAAGATTTAGGGCACGGAGGCGATAAAATTAGGCGAAAATTCACACAAGCAATAGTTGTTGCATTGTGTGCACTTTTCATGGTTATCCCTGCTGTGGGAGCCGCGGAAAGTTCAGATACTGAAAATACGGTCGTGACCAACGCAACTACCGACCAAAACTTACAGATAGGAATGACTGGAGAAAATGTCACCCAATTACAAACCTGGTTACAAACCCAAGGATTCTACAAAGGTAAAATTGACGGTGAATTCGGTAATTACACCGATCAGGCTGTCAAAGCATTCCAGCAGTACGTTGGAATAAAAGAAGATGGAATTGTTGGGCCAATCTCTCGTGAGGGTATGGATAATCTGGTTAACGGTGTTTACGCATCAGGTGATGATAGTTCATCCAGTTCATCCAGTAGCACCAGCAGTTCCAGTTCATCCAGTAAAGCTGCCTACGGAACCAGTAAAACTTACTCTGGTAAGTCTTACTCCAGCTCCTACCGATCCAGTAGTAGTGGATGGAGCAGTGGAAAAGGTGTCGGAGATTGCTGGGATAACAGTAACGCACTTTACAGTCAATTAACTGCATCTGGTCAAAAGGCAAGGATCGTTCAGTACGCCAACAGTTATGTCTCCAACCACCGTTCTGTAGAAGTATGGAATGGTAATAGTTGGGTCGATTATGACTACAAAGGTAATGGGTATTCCAACCGATACTACGCAACTTCTCATGGTTCTTCATCAACTGTGATTGCTAGTAGTTAAACCCATTCTACGTGAGTTAAAATTTATCAGCAGTTTTTACCACTGCTGATGAAATCCTTTTTTTTAAAATCAAATTTAATAGAATTTCCCGGTTAGATACAATTTTCAGGGTATTATCCGTTAATTTAGATATGAATTTCATATTCCAAAACTAATTCATTCCTGGACAAATTTAAAGGGGAAGTAG includes the following:
- a CDS encoding peptidoglycan-binding domain-containing protein → MVIPAVGAAESSDTENTVVTNATTDQNLQIGMTGENVTQLQTWLQTQGFYKGKIDGEFGNYTDQAVKAFQQYVGIKEDGIVGPISREGMDNLVNGVYASGDDSSSSSSSSTSSSSSSSKAAYGTSKTYSGKSYSSSYRSSSSGWSSGKGVGDCWDNSNALYSQLTASGQKARIVQYANSYVSNHRSVEVWNGNSWVDYDYKGNGYSNRYYATSHGSSSTVIASS